A window from Armatimonas rosea encodes these proteins:
- a CDS encoding tetratricopeptide repeat protein, with protein MSHYEIKLFGTFQVLRDGEPIAHFRTQRARAIVAYLALFPKQHSRERLCDAIWPDALLEEGRSRLRQELSVLRKTLELPSQEELLIADRLTLGLRPGSFTTDVAAFERAYRAGEWRLAATLGREPLLEGFWDEWVLQERGRLELLGESAQSKCTEAVPLVAAPLPLALPLPLTRFFGRERELNWLVEALTEGTRLVSLTGPGGSGKTRLGIETVRALQRAHSASPVFVSCGDLEALSRLPEAVIVATGNLRQPLQDPLEQATEILQQLEAPLLVLDGIEQLVPRGAPQLVRTLLTTIPTLRCIVTSRQPLDLAGERELPVMPLAVPEQGLTAERMYLCASVRMFLDRIQAKRPEFSLNARNAEAIGEICRRLEGLPLGLELAAGRCRELSPEAFLERYSQRLHEIEARDRDIPARHRSLRALMEGSYRELTEAEQQLFARLSVFSGGWTLAAAEAICGEGVGEILDELATLRDRSLVFVEERGASQRWKMLELLRAFATELLPPDERRGLLRRHTRYCWENAATLLTDPAETANLRGAVEAAFEELADPALALELCVRLKDFWLYRGHLREGLAYLERALGATEGAQGVRAEGFRIAGILSRRAGDREQARQWQETALALYTAVGDEAGVAAVHNNLAVLARVTGDLQEALRQHREALALRRRLGDTAGVGSSLNNLGVTYRALGRGAEALESLQECLTYYETNSVGAGVVHINLGWVGLLLHDLTLATQEFGVGLKLALENDLTSWFPELWEGIGELAAQRQDGESAARLWGAAALERRRQGLPLAPEDQREHDQRQAALETLLGPERLATLLEEGKSLSLEAAQALAQSFCV; from the coding sequence GTGTCACACTACGAGATTAAACTGTTTGGGACCTTTCAAGTGCTGCGCGACGGGGAGCCGATTGCGCACTTCCGTACCCAGCGCGCCCGTGCAATTGTCGCCTACCTGGCGCTCTTTCCAAAACAACACTCCCGTGAGCGTCTCTGCGATGCCATCTGGCCCGATGCGCTCCTCGAAGAGGGCCGCTCACGCCTGCGCCAGGAGCTCTCCGTCCTCCGCAAGACCCTGGAGCTTCCCAGTCAGGAAGAGCTTCTGATCGCGGATCGGCTGACCCTGGGGCTCCGTCCGGGGAGCTTCACCACCGATGTCGCCGCCTTTGAGCGCGCCTACCGTGCCGGCGAGTGGCGGCTGGCGGCAACCCTCGGTCGGGAGCCCCTGCTGGAAGGTTTCTGGGACGAGTGGGTCTTACAGGAGCGAGGGCGGCTGGAGCTCCTGGGAGAGAGCGCCCAGAGCAAGTGCACCGAGGCGGTCCCCCTTGTCGCCGCTCCGCTTCCGCTGGCCTTGCCCCTGCCCCTCACCCGCTTCTTTGGGCGTGAGCGTGAGCTAAACTGGCTGGTGGAGGCCCTCACCGAGGGGACGCGGCTGGTGAGCCTGACGGGCCCGGGCGGGAGCGGGAAGACCCGGCTGGGAATCGAGACCGTACGGGCGCTCCAGCGGGCCCACAGCGCGTCCCCGGTCTTTGTCTCCTGCGGCGACTTGGAGGCGCTCTCCCGGCTCCCCGAGGCGGTGATTGTCGCCACGGGAAACCTGCGGCAGCCCCTCCAAGACCCTCTTGAGCAGGCGACGGAGATACTCCAGCAGCTGGAGGCTCCGCTGCTCGTTCTAGATGGCATCGAGCAGCTCGTCCCCCGGGGAGCGCCGCAGCTGGTACGCACCCTGCTGACAACTATCCCCACCCTGCGCTGCATCGTGACAAGCCGACAGCCTCTGGATCTGGCAGGAGAGCGGGAGCTTCCTGTCATGCCCCTGGCCGTACCCGAACAAGGGCTGACAGCGGAGCGGATGTACCTCTGTGCCTCGGTGCGGATGTTCCTCGACCGTATCCAGGCAAAGCGCCCCGAGTTCTCGCTGAACGCACGCAACGCCGAGGCAATTGGCGAGATCTGTCGGCGGCTGGAGGGACTCCCCCTCGGGCTGGAGCTGGCGGCGGGACGCTGCCGTGAGCTGAGCCCCGAGGCCTTCTTGGAGCGCTACTCCCAGCGCCTCCACGAGATCGAGGCCCGGGATCGGGATATCCCTGCCCGCCACCGGAGCCTGCGCGCCCTGATGGAGGGGAGCTACCGCGAGCTGACCGAGGCGGAGCAGCAGCTCTTTGCCCGTCTCTCGGTCTTCTCGGGAGGCTGGACCCTCGCGGCCGCGGAGGCGATCTGCGGCGAGGGAGTGGGGGAGATCCTCGATGAGTTGGCGACCCTGCGCGACCGCTCGCTGGTCTTTGTGGAGGAGCGTGGGGCGAGCCAGCGCTGGAAGATGCTGGAGCTGCTGCGCGCCTTCGCCACCGAGCTACTCCCCCCCGACGAGCGCCGGGGGCTTCTGCGACGGCACACGCGCTACTGCTGGGAGAACGCGGCAACCCTACTCACCGACCCGGCGGAGACGGCGAACCTTCGTGGCGCGGTCGAGGCGGCGTTTGAGGAGCTGGCGGACCCTGCCCTCGCGCTGGAGCTCTGTGTCCGGCTGAAGGACTTCTGGCTCTACCGGGGGCACCTGCGCGAGGGCCTCGCCTATCTGGAGCGGGCTCTAGGCGCGACCGAGGGCGCTCAGGGGGTGCGGGCGGAGGGCTTTCGGATCGCGGGGATTCTCTCCCGACGCGCGGGCGATCGTGAGCAGGCCCGCCAGTGGCAAGAGACCGCGCTCGCTCTCTACACGGCGGTGGGCGATGAGGCGGGAGTCGCGGCGGTGCACAACAACCTGGCCGTGCTGGCGCGGGTGACGGGCGACCTGCAAGAGGCGCTCCGCCAGCACCGGGAGGCGCTTGCCCTACGACGGCGGCTGGGAGACACTGCGGGCGTGGGGTCCTCGCTGAACAACCTTGGGGTGACCTACCGGGCTCTTGGGCGTGGCGCGGAGGCGCTGGAGAGCCTGCAGGAGTGCCTGACCTACTACGAGACCAACTCCGTGGGGGCGGGGGTGGTGCATATCAACCTGGGCTGGGTGGGGCTCCTCCTGCACGACCTCACGCTGGCGACTCAAGAGTTCGGGGTGGGGCTAAAGCTCGCCCTGGAGAACGACCTGACCTCCTGGTTCCCCGAGCTCTGGGAGGGAATCGGCGAGCTGGCTGCCCAGCGTCAAGACGGGGAGAGTGCCGCGCGGCTCTGGGGAGCCGCCGCCTTGGAGCGTCGCCGCCAGGGCCTTCCGCTCGCCCCCGAGGACCAGCGGGAGCACGACCAGCGACAAGCAGCACTGGAGACGTTGCTTGGCCCGGAGCGCCTGGCGACCCTGCTGGAAGAGGGCAAGAGCCTGAGCCTGGAGGCGGCTCAGGCGCTCGCCCAGAGTTTTTGCGTCTAG